Proteins encoded in a region of the Muntiacus reevesi chromosome 21, mMunRee1.1, whole genome shotgun sequence genome:
- the CEP97 gene encoding centrosomal protein of 97 kDa isoform X1, which produces MAAARAAAALPPGEGSVVNWSGQGLQKLSPNLPCEADIHTLILDKNQIIKLENLEKCKRLVQLSVANNRLVRMMGVAKLTQLRVLNLPHNSIGYVEGLKELVHLEWLNLAGNNLKTMEQINTCTSLQHLDLSDNNIPQIGDLSKLVSLKTLLLHGNIITSLRMAPAYLPRCLAILSLAENEIRDLNEVSFLASLTELEQLSIMNNPCVMATPSIPGFDYRPYIVSWCLSLRVLDGYVISQKESLKAEWLYSQGKGRAYRPGQHIQLVQYLATVCPLTATLGLQTAEDAKLEKILSKQRFHQRQLMNQSHNEEASPVESRASLVPEHSSPIPDSQVVPESEPVIQVNSWVGTSSHDDQSHAVKNNFPTSVHTARYSRNDLHLEDIQTDEDKLNCSLLSSESTFMPVASGLSPVSPTVELRLQGINLSLEDAAAADESVKVLENQGLSNKEEEKALGAADENSVQMTKGAVGTEVNEKDGLLLCPEPAVTSAGLKDPTHSLTSFSESVGHSVFHMQADSEEARSQTASEKLPCRVLTQKSAPLGQDKVALQKLNEAATKLQACWRGFYARNYNPQARDVRYEIRLRRMQEHIVCLTGEIRRLRKERDEERIQKFVQEEAVRFLWNQVRSLQAWQQTVDQHLSSCHIDVPPISSTLVPSKPPLFTQSQEPSSDQSSDWFIAPDEAPQEKSLPEFPDSGFHSSLTEQVHCLQDSLDFEKSSTEGSESSIMGNSIDTVKYGRESDGGDVSEEHGEWGKEGSNEQDNSLLEQYLTSVQQLDDADEGGHLDEGTRDSKLHLPRSPEKLDVSSDSASADVARGISPALQCEVSQTPENCELNADVQGQQPECDSAFQVLHVGVIV; this is translated from the exons ATGGCGGCGGCGCGAGCCGCCGCGGCTTTGCCTCCTGGAGAAG GGTCAGTGGTCAATTGGTCAGGGCAAGGGCTACAGAAATTAAGCCCAAACTTACCCTGTGAAGCTGATATTCATACTTTGATTCTGGATAAAAATCAGATTATTAAATTGGAAAATCTTGAGAAATGCAAACGATTAGTACAG TTGTCAGTGGCTAATAATAGGCTGGTGCGGATGATGGGTGTGGCCAAACTGACCCAACTCAGGGTGTTAAATTTGCCTCATAATAGCATTGGCTATGTGGAAGGCCTAAAGGAACTTGTTCATTTGGAATGGCTGAATTTGGCAGGAaataatctcaag ACCATGGAACAAATCAACACCTGCACCTCTCTACAACATCTCGATTTATCAGACAATAACATACCCCAGATAGGTGATCTGTCTAAATTGGTATCACTGAAG ACCCTGCTTTTACATGGAAATATCATCACTTCTCTTAGAATGGCACCTGCTTACCTACCCAGATGTCTTGCTATACTTTCTTTGGCGGAAAATGAAATCCGGGACTTAAATGAG GTCTCTTTTCTGGCATCCTTAACTGAACTGGAACAGTTGTCAATCATGAACAATCCATGTGTGATGGCAACACCTTCCATCCCAGGGTTCGACTATCGGCCATACATCGTCAGCTGGTGCCTAAGCCTCCGAGTCCTAGATGGATATGTGATTTCTCAGAAGGAAAG TTTAAAAGCTGAATGGCTGTATAGTCAAGGCAAGGGGCGAGCGTATCGGCCTGGCCAGCACATCCAGCTTGTCCAGTATCTGGCTACAGTCTGTCCTCTCACTGCTACACTGGGCCTTCAAACTGCTGAGGATGCCAAGCTAGAGAAGATTCTGAGCAAGCAGAG ATTTCACCAGAGGCAGTTAATGAACCAGAGCCACAATGAAGAGGCGTCTCCTGTTGAATCAAGGGCATCCCTTGTGCCAGAGCATTCCAGCCCCATTCCAGACAGCCAGGTAGTCCCAGAAAGCG AACCCGTCATCCAagtcaattcttgggttgggacaAGCAGTCATGATGACCAATCCCATGCTGTTAAGAATAACTTTCCAACCTCTGTACACACTGCGAGATATTCTCGAAATGACCTGCACCTGGAAGACATCCAGACCGATGAGGACAAGTTAAACTGCAGTCTCCTCTCTTCTGAGTCTACTTTTATGCCAGTTGCATCAGGACTCTCTCCAGTATCCCCTACAGTGGAGCTGAGGCTGCAAGGCATTAACCTGAGCCtagaagatgctgctgctgcagatgaatctgtgaaagtgctggaaaACCAGGGCTTATCAaacaaggaagaggaaaaggCGTTGGGGGCTGCAGATGAGAATTCTGTTCAGATGACAAAAGGTGCAGTTGGTACAGAGGTAAATGAGAAAGATGGACTGTTGCTGTGTCCTGAGCCAGCGGTCACCAGCGCCGGCTTGAAGGATCCCACCCACAGTCTTACGTCTTTTTCTGAGTCAGTTGGACACAGTGTCTTTCATATGCAGGCAGACAGTGAGGAAGCCAGGTCTCAAACAGCTTCAGAGAAACTTCCCTGCAGGGTGTTAACCCAGAAATCTGCTCCTTTGGGACAGGATAAAGTTGCCCTCCAGAAACTGAATGAAGCAGCCACCAAGCTTCAGGCCTGTTGGCGGGGCTTCTATGCCAGGAACTACAACCCACAAGCTAGAGACGTGCGCTATGAAATCCGCCTTCGCAGGATGCAGGAGCACATTGTCTGCCTAACCGGGGAAATAAGGAG attaagaaaagaaagagatgaagaaCGGATTCAAAAATTTGTTCAAGAAGAGGCTGTCAGATTCCTTTGGAACCAG GTAAGGTCTCTACAAGCTTGGCAACAGACTGTGGACCAGCATCTAAGTTCCTGCCATATTGATGTTCCCCCAATATCAAGTACTCTGGTGCCATCTAAACCTCCTTTATTCACCCAAAGTCAGGAGCCGTCTTCTGATCAAAGTTCTGATTGGTTCATTGCTCCTGATGAAGCTCCTCAAGAGAAATCCTTACCAGAATTTCCAGACTCTGGTTTTCATTCCTCCTTAACTGAACAAGTTCACTGTTTACAGGATTCTTTGGATTTTGAAAAAAGTTCCACAGAAGGTAGTGAAAGCTCCATAATGGGGAATTCCATTGACACTGTCAAGtatggcagagagtcagacggaGGGGACGTTAGTGAAGAACATGGTGAGTGGGGTAAGGAAGGCTCCAACGAGCAGGATAACAGCCTGCTTGAACAGTATCTCACTTCAGTTCAGCAGCTAGATGATGCCGACGAGGGGGGCCACCTTGATGAAGGGACGCGGGATAGTAAGCTTCACCTACCTCGTTCCCCTGAAAAGCTGGACGTCTCATCTGACAGCGCTTCTGCAGATGTCGCTCGTGGcatatctcctgctttgcaatGTGAAGTCAGCCAGACACCAGAGAACTGTGAATTGAATGCGGACGTACAGGGGCAGCAGCCAGAATGTGATTCTGCATTCCAGGTGTTGCATGTTGGTGTTATTGTGTAG
- the CEP97 gene encoding centrosomal protein of 97 kDa isoform X3, whose product MMGVAKLTQLRVLNLPHNSIGYVEGLKELVHLEWLNLAGNNLKTMEQINTCTSLQHLDLSDNNIPQIGDLSKLVSLKTLLLHGNIITSLRMAPAYLPRCLAILSLAENEIRDLNEVSFLASLTELEQLSIMNNPCVMATPSIPGFDYRPYIVSWCLSLRVLDGYVISQKESLKAEWLYSQGKGRAYRPGQHIQLVQYLATVCPLTATLGLQTAEDAKLEKILSKQRFHQRQLMNQSHNEEASPVESRASLVPEHSSPIPDSQVVPESEPVIQVNSWVGTSSHDDQSHAVKNNFPTSVHTARYSRNDLHLEDIQTDEDKLNCSLLSSESTFMPVASGLSPVSPTVELRLQGINLSLEDAAAADESVKVLENQGLSNKEEEKALGAADENSVQMTKGAVGTEVNEKDGLLLCPEPAVTSAGLKDPTHSLTSFSESVGHSVFHMQADSEEARSQTASEKLPCRVLTQKSAPLGQDKVALQKLNEAATKLQACWRGFYARNYNPQARDVRYEIRLRRMQEHIVCLTGEIRRLRKERDEERIQKFVQEEAVRFLWNQVRSLQAWQQTVDQHLSSCHIDVPPISSTLVPSKPPLFTQSQEPSSDQSSDWFIAPDEAPQEKSLPEFPDSGFHSSLTEQVHCLQDSLDFEKSSTEGSESSIMGNSIDTVKYGRESDGGDVSEEHGEWGKEGSNEQDNSLLEQYLTSVQQLDDADEGGHLDEGTRDSKLHLPRSPEKLDVSSDSASADVARGISPALQCEVSQTPENCELNADVQGQQPECDSAFQVLHVGVIV is encoded by the exons ATGATGGGTGTGGCCAAACTGACCCAACTCAGGGTGTTAAATTTGCCTCATAATAGCATTGGCTATGTGGAAGGCCTAAAGGAACTTGTTCATTTGGAATGGCTGAATTTGGCAGGAaataatctcaag ACCATGGAACAAATCAACACCTGCACCTCTCTACAACATCTCGATTTATCAGACAATAACATACCCCAGATAGGTGATCTGTCTAAATTGGTATCACTGAAG ACCCTGCTTTTACATGGAAATATCATCACTTCTCTTAGAATGGCACCTGCTTACCTACCCAGATGTCTTGCTATACTTTCTTTGGCGGAAAATGAAATCCGGGACTTAAATGAG GTCTCTTTTCTGGCATCCTTAACTGAACTGGAACAGTTGTCAATCATGAACAATCCATGTGTGATGGCAACACCTTCCATCCCAGGGTTCGACTATCGGCCATACATCGTCAGCTGGTGCCTAAGCCTCCGAGTCCTAGATGGATATGTGATTTCTCAGAAGGAAAG TTTAAAAGCTGAATGGCTGTATAGTCAAGGCAAGGGGCGAGCGTATCGGCCTGGCCAGCACATCCAGCTTGTCCAGTATCTGGCTACAGTCTGTCCTCTCACTGCTACACTGGGCCTTCAAACTGCTGAGGATGCCAAGCTAGAGAAGATTCTGAGCAAGCAGAG ATTTCACCAGAGGCAGTTAATGAACCAGAGCCACAATGAAGAGGCGTCTCCTGTTGAATCAAGGGCATCCCTTGTGCCAGAGCATTCCAGCCCCATTCCAGACAGCCAGGTAGTCCCAGAAAGCG AACCCGTCATCCAagtcaattcttgggttgggacaAGCAGTCATGATGACCAATCCCATGCTGTTAAGAATAACTTTCCAACCTCTGTACACACTGCGAGATATTCTCGAAATGACCTGCACCTGGAAGACATCCAGACCGATGAGGACAAGTTAAACTGCAGTCTCCTCTCTTCTGAGTCTACTTTTATGCCAGTTGCATCAGGACTCTCTCCAGTATCCCCTACAGTGGAGCTGAGGCTGCAAGGCATTAACCTGAGCCtagaagatgctgctgctgcagatgaatctgtgaaagtgctggaaaACCAGGGCTTATCAaacaaggaagaggaaaaggCGTTGGGGGCTGCAGATGAGAATTCTGTTCAGATGACAAAAGGTGCAGTTGGTACAGAGGTAAATGAGAAAGATGGACTGTTGCTGTGTCCTGAGCCAGCGGTCACCAGCGCCGGCTTGAAGGATCCCACCCACAGTCTTACGTCTTTTTCTGAGTCAGTTGGACACAGTGTCTTTCATATGCAGGCAGACAGTGAGGAAGCCAGGTCTCAAACAGCTTCAGAGAAACTTCCCTGCAGGGTGTTAACCCAGAAATCTGCTCCTTTGGGACAGGATAAAGTTGCCCTCCAGAAACTGAATGAAGCAGCCACCAAGCTTCAGGCCTGTTGGCGGGGCTTCTATGCCAGGAACTACAACCCACAAGCTAGAGACGTGCGCTATGAAATCCGCCTTCGCAGGATGCAGGAGCACATTGTCTGCCTAACCGGGGAAATAAGGAG attaagaaaagaaagagatgaagaaCGGATTCAAAAATTTGTTCAAGAAGAGGCTGTCAGATTCCTTTGGAACCAG GTAAGGTCTCTACAAGCTTGGCAACAGACTGTGGACCAGCATCTAAGTTCCTGCCATATTGATGTTCCCCCAATATCAAGTACTCTGGTGCCATCTAAACCTCCTTTATTCACCCAAAGTCAGGAGCCGTCTTCTGATCAAAGTTCTGATTGGTTCATTGCTCCTGATGAAGCTCCTCAAGAGAAATCCTTACCAGAATTTCCAGACTCTGGTTTTCATTCCTCCTTAACTGAACAAGTTCACTGTTTACAGGATTCTTTGGATTTTGAAAAAAGTTCCACAGAAGGTAGTGAAAGCTCCATAATGGGGAATTCCATTGACACTGTCAAGtatggcagagagtcagacggaGGGGACGTTAGTGAAGAACATGGTGAGTGGGGTAAGGAAGGCTCCAACGAGCAGGATAACAGCCTGCTTGAACAGTATCTCACTTCAGTTCAGCAGCTAGATGATGCCGACGAGGGGGGCCACCTTGATGAAGGGACGCGGGATAGTAAGCTTCACCTACCTCGTTCCCCTGAAAAGCTGGACGTCTCATCTGACAGCGCTTCTGCAGATGTCGCTCGTGGcatatctcctgctttgcaatGTGAAGTCAGCCAGACACCAGAGAACTGTGAATTGAATGCGGACGTACAGGGGCAGCAGCCAGAATGTGATTCTGCATTCCAGGTGTTGCATGTTGGTGTTATTGTGTAG
- the CEP97 gene encoding centrosomal protein of 97 kDa isoform X2, which translates to MFTLSSGYPGSVVNWSGQGLQKLSPNLPCEADIHTLILDKNQIIKLENLEKCKRLVQLSVANNRLVRMMGVAKLTQLRVLNLPHNSIGYVEGLKELVHLEWLNLAGNNLKTMEQINTCTSLQHLDLSDNNIPQIGDLSKLVSLKTLLLHGNIITSLRMAPAYLPRCLAILSLAENEIRDLNEVSFLASLTELEQLSIMNNPCVMATPSIPGFDYRPYIVSWCLSLRVLDGYVISQKESLKAEWLYSQGKGRAYRPGQHIQLVQYLATVCPLTATLGLQTAEDAKLEKILSKQRFHQRQLMNQSHNEEASPVESRASLVPEHSSPIPDSQVVPESEPVIQVNSWVGTSSHDDQSHAVKNNFPTSVHTARYSRNDLHLEDIQTDEDKLNCSLLSSESTFMPVASGLSPVSPTVELRLQGINLSLEDAAAADESVKVLENQGLSNKEEEKALGAADENSVQMTKGAVGTEVNEKDGLLLCPEPAVTSAGLKDPTHSLTSFSESVGHSVFHMQADSEEARSQTASEKLPCRVLTQKSAPLGQDKVALQKLNEAATKLQACWRGFYARNYNPQARDVRYEIRLRRMQEHIVCLTGEIRRLRKERDEERIQKFVQEEAVRFLWNQVRSLQAWQQTVDQHLSSCHIDVPPISSTLVPSKPPLFTQSQEPSSDQSSDWFIAPDEAPQEKSLPEFPDSGFHSSLTEQVHCLQDSLDFEKSSTEGSESSIMGNSIDTVKYGRESDGGDVSEEHGEWGKEGSNEQDNSLLEQYLTSVQQLDDADEGGHLDEGTRDSKLHLPRSPEKLDVSSDSASADVARGISPALQCEVSQTPENCELNADVQGQQPECDSAFQVLHVGVIV; encoded by the exons ATGTTTACGTTGAGTTCTGGGTACCCAG GGTCAGTGGTCAATTGGTCAGGGCAAGGGCTACAGAAATTAAGCCCAAACTTACCCTGTGAAGCTGATATTCATACTTTGATTCTGGATAAAAATCAGATTATTAAATTGGAAAATCTTGAGAAATGCAAACGATTAGTACAG TTGTCAGTGGCTAATAATAGGCTGGTGCGGATGATGGGTGTGGCCAAACTGACCCAACTCAGGGTGTTAAATTTGCCTCATAATAGCATTGGCTATGTGGAAGGCCTAAAGGAACTTGTTCATTTGGAATGGCTGAATTTGGCAGGAaataatctcaag ACCATGGAACAAATCAACACCTGCACCTCTCTACAACATCTCGATTTATCAGACAATAACATACCCCAGATAGGTGATCTGTCTAAATTGGTATCACTGAAG ACCCTGCTTTTACATGGAAATATCATCACTTCTCTTAGAATGGCACCTGCTTACCTACCCAGATGTCTTGCTATACTTTCTTTGGCGGAAAATGAAATCCGGGACTTAAATGAG GTCTCTTTTCTGGCATCCTTAACTGAACTGGAACAGTTGTCAATCATGAACAATCCATGTGTGATGGCAACACCTTCCATCCCAGGGTTCGACTATCGGCCATACATCGTCAGCTGGTGCCTAAGCCTCCGAGTCCTAGATGGATATGTGATTTCTCAGAAGGAAAG TTTAAAAGCTGAATGGCTGTATAGTCAAGGCAAGGGGCGAGCGTATCGGCCTGGCCAGCACATCCAGCTTGTCCAGTATCTGGCTACAGTCTGTCCTCTCACTGCTACACTGGGCCTTCAAACTGCTGAGGATGCCAAGCTAGAGAAGATTCTGAGCAAGCAGAG ATTTCACCAGAGGCAGTTAATGAACCAGAGCCACAATGAAGAGGCGTCTCCTGTTGAATCAAGGGCATCCCTTGTGCCAGAGCATTCCAGCCCCATTCCAGACAGCCAGGTAGTCCCAGAAAGCG AACCCGTCATCCAagtcaattcttgggttgggacaAGCAGTCATGATGACCAATCCCATGCTGTTAAGAATAACTTTCCAACCTCTGTACACACTGCGAGATATTCTCGAAATGACCTGCACCTGGAAGACATCCAGACCGATGAGGACAAGTTAAACTGCAGTCTCCTCTCTTCTGAGTCTACTTTTATGCCAGTTGCATCAGGACTCTCTCCAGTATCCCCTACAGTGGAGCTGAGGCTGCAAGGCATTAACCTGAGCCtagaagatgctgctgctgcagatgaatctgtgaaagtgctggaaaACCAGGGCTTATCAaacaaggaagaggaaaaggCGTTGGGGGCTGCAGATGAGAATTCTGTTCAGATGACAAAAGGTGCAGTTGGTACAGAGGTAAATGAGAAAGATGGACTGTTGCTGTGTCCTGAGCCAGCGGTCACCAGCGCCGGCTTGAAGGATCCCACCCACAGTCTTACGTCTTTTTCTGAGTCAGTTGGACACAGTGTCTTTCATATGCAGGCAGACAGTGAGGAAGCCAGGTCTCAAACAGCTTCAGAGAAACTTCCCTGCAGGGTGTTAACCCAGAAATCTGCTCCTTTGGGACAGGATAAAGTTGCCCTCCAGAAACTGAATGAAGCAGCCACCAAGCTTCAGGCCTGTTGGCGGGGCTTCTATGCCAGGAACTACAACCCACAAGCTAGAGACGTGCGCTATGAAATCCGCCTTCGCAGGATGCAGGAGCACATTGTCTGCCTAACCGGGGAAATAAGGAG attaagaaaagaaagagatgaagaaCGGATTCAAAAATTTGTTCAAGAAGAGGCTGTCAGATTCCTTTGGAACCAG GTAAGGTCTCTACAAGCTTGGCAACAGACTGTGGACCAGCATCTAAGTTCCTGCCATATTGATGTTCCCCCAATATCAAGTACTCTGGTGCCATCTAAACCTCCTTTATTCACCCAAAGTCAGGAGCCGTCTTCTGATCAAAGTTCTGATTGGTTCATTGCTCCTGATGAAGCTCCTCAAGAGAAATCCTTACCAGAATTTCCAGACTCTGGTTTTCATTCCTCCTTAACTGAACAAGTTCACTGTTTACAGGATTCTTTGGATTTTGAAAAAAGTTCCACAGAAGGTAGTGAAAGCTCCATAATGGGGAATTCCATTGACACTGTCAAGtatggcagagagtcagacggaGGGGACGTTAGTGAAGAACATGGTGAGTGGGGTAAGGAAGGCTCCAACGAGCAGGATAACAGCCTGCTTGAACAGTATCTCACTTCAGTTCAGCAGCTAGATGATGCCGACGAGGGGGGCCACCTTGATGAAGGGACGCGGGATAGTAAGCTTCACCTACCTCGTTCCCCTGAAAAGCTGGACGTCTCATCTGACAGCGCTTCTGCAGATGTCGCTCGTGGcatatctcctgctttgcaatGTGAAGTCAGCCAGACACCAGAGAACTGTGAATTGAATGCGGACGTACAGGGGCAGCAGCCAGAATGTGATTCTGCATTCCAGGTGTTGCATGTTGGTGTTATTGTGTAG